The following DNA comes from Thermoanaerobaculales bacterium.
CGCGCCGCCGAGCACGAAGGTGAGCAGGGCAACGGTCTCGGTGGTGATGCCCGGCTCGCCGGTGCGCAGGCCGCCCCAGTACGACAGCGCGACCAGCGTGCCGAGGGCCACGAGCCCGGCCGCAAAGGGCACGGCGGACCCCGGGAACGCCCTCACGAGCAGGAAGCCGCCGAGGCCGATGATCGGGAAGGTCCGCACGCCGCCCAGGCCCTGCGGCTCGTGCTCCTCGCGCTCGAACCCGATGAGCAGCCCGAGCACCAGCGTCAGCACGAACCCCGATAGCTCCGGCGGGAGGTGCTGGAGAAGGGTTCCCATGCCCTCAGTGTAGGTGAGAAGCAGCGGAGACGGGGAGATGCGGGTCCAGTTGGACGGTGCTGGATCCGGTCGGCAGTTCGATCCGCGCCCGCTTCCGCGCCCACTTCCGACGATGAGCTGTCCGGTCGATCTTCGCTCGGGACCGACACTTAGCGCCGCTCGAAGGCGGCAGCCACCAAGCGGTTCACGAGCCCGTCGTCGGCCACCGCCGGCACGGTCACGTGCCCGCGGCCGGCGTTGTACCCGTTCCAGGCCGTCACCGTCTCGATGGCGTTCGGGTTGCGCGCCCAGGCGCGACGCGACACGCCGCTCATGGCATCCCACTCCAGCGCCGTGTCCAGGATCCGGTCGACGCGCTCGGACCCGTCGAGGACGAGCCCGAAGCCGCCATTGATCGCCTTGCCGGTGCCGACCCCGCCGCCGTTGGAGAGCACCGCCATCGTCATGCCCCGCGCCGCGTTGCCGGCCCAGCACTGGTGTGCCATGTCGGACGTCAGGTTCGAGCCGTCGGCGATGTTGGCGGTCTCCCGGAACGGCGAGTCGGTGCCGCCGGTGTCGTGGTGATCGCGCCCCATCATCACCGGACCGATCCGGCCCTCGCGGACCATCGAGTTGAAGCGACGGGCGATCCGGGTGCGGCCCTCGGCGTCCGCGTAGAGGATCCGGGCCTGGGTCCCCACCACCAGCCGGTTGGCCTCGGCATCGCGGATCCACTGCCAGTTGTCGCGATCCTGGCCGCGCCTGTCGGGATCGATGCAGTCCATCGCGGCGCGGTCGGTCTGGCGGAGGTCGCTCGGCTCTCCGGAGAGGCAGACCCAGCGGAACGGGCCGTAGCCGAAGTCGAAGCACATCGGGCCCATGATGTCCTCGACGTAGGAGGGCCAGATGAACCCCTCGGTGGCGTCCCGCCGGTTGCGGGCGATCGCCGTCACGCCGGCGTCGAGCACGGCCTTCATGAAGGAGTTGCCGTAGTCCCAGAAGTGGACGCCGCGTCCGCACAGGCGCTGCAGCACCTCGAAGTGACGGCCCAGGCTGACATCGACCAGCCTGCGGAAGGCATCACGGTCATCGCGCAGCATCTCCCTGCCACGCTCGAAGGTCAGGCCGGCCGGGGTGTAGCCGCCGTCGTAGGGCACGTGGCAGGAGGTCTGATCGGACAGCAGCTCCACGTCGACCCCCTGGCGGTCGATGTGCTCGAGGAGGTCGACGACGTTGCCGTGATAGGCCACGGAAACCGGTTGCCCGCGGTCGCGCGCGGCGATCATCCACTCCACCGCCTCGGCGATGTCGGCGGTCGCTTTCGTCACCCAGCCCTGCGCGAGCCTGGTCTCGATGCGCGACCGGTCAACCTCGGCAATGATGCCGGCGCCACCGGCGATCTCGAGGGCCTTGCCCTGCGCACCTGACATGCCCCCGAGCCCGGACGA
Coding sequences within:
- a CDS encoding urocanate hydratase, which gives rise to MTAQPFQMELTELPEQPSFEPGIRRAPSRGFDLSRRDAAIALRNALRYVPVEHHGVVAPEFLRELVATGRIYGYRYRPAGRIVGHPIEHYRGRILEARAMQVMIDNNLDFDVALYPYELVTYGESGQVCQNWMQYRLIKRYLEVMTADQTLVVSSGHPLGLFPSRPEAPRAVVTNGLMVGMFDTPEDFHRLAAMGCVNYGQMTAGGWMYIGPQGIVHGTYITLLNAGRLYLGVPDSGDLRGHTFVSSGLGGMSGAQGKALEIAGGAGIIAEVDRSRIETRLAQGWVTKATADIAEAVEWMIAARDRGQPVSVAYHGNVVDLLEHIDRQGVDVELLSDQTSCHVPYDGGYTPAGLTFERGREMLRDDRDAFRRLVDVSLGRHFEVLQRLCGRGVHFWDYGNSFMKAVLDAGVTAIARNRRDATEGFIWPSYVEDIMGPMCFDFGYGPFRWVCLSGEPSDLRQTDRAAMDCIDPDRRGQDRDNWQWIRDAEANRLVVGTQARILYADAEGRTRIARRFNSMVREGRIGPVMMGRDHHDTGGTDSPFRETANIADGSNLTSDMAHQCWAGNAARGMTMAVLSNGGGVGTGKAINGGFGLVLDGSERVDRILDTALEWDAMSGVSRRAWARNPNAIETVTAWNGYNAGRGHVTVPAVADDGLVNRLVAAAFERR